One segment of Ipomoea triloba cultivar NCNSP0323 chromosome 12, ASM357664v1 DNA contains the following:
- the LOC116000037 gene encoding ATP synthase subunit beta, mitochondrial-like, translating into MASRRLLASLLRSKPSFKCPRLKPRPLSPSPAGHALHRVVSYATSAAAKAPEPRPSGSPSAKKTGGKITDEFTGAGSVGSVCQVIGAVVDVRFDDGLPPILTALEVMDNPIRLVLEVAQHLGENMVRTIAMDGTEGLVRGQRVLNTGSPITVPVGRATLGRIINVIGEAIDEKGDLKTDHYLPIHREAPAFVEQATEQQILVTGIKVVDLLAPYQRGGKIGLFGGAGVGKTVLIMELINNVAKAHGGFSVFAGVGERTREGNDLYREMIESGVIKLGDKQSESKCALVYGQMNEPPGARARVGLTGLTVAEHFRDAEGQDVLLFIDNIFRFTQANSEVSALLGRIPSAVGYQPTLATDLGGLQERITTTKKGSITSVQAIYVPADDLTDPAPATTFAHLDATTVLSRQISELGIYPAVDPLDSTSRMLSPHILGDEHYNTARGVQKVLQNYKNLQDIIAILGMDELSEDDKLTVARARKIQRFLSQPFHVAEVFTGAPGKYVELKESITSFQGVLDGKYDDLSEHSFYMVGGIDEVIAKAEKIARESTSG; encoded by the exons ATGGCTTCGCGGCGTCTCCTAGCTTCTCTCCTCCGCTCAAAACCGTCCTTCAAATGTCCACGGCTGAAGCCGCGGCCTCTCTCTCCTTCACCCGCCGGCCACGCGCTCCATCGCGTCGTGAGCTACGCTACCTCCGCGGCGGCGAAGGCGCCGGAACCGCGACCTTCTGGATCGCCGTCTGCCAAAAAGACCGGCGGTAAGATCACTGACGAGTTCACCGGCGCCGGCTCTGTTGGGAGCGTTTGTCAGGTTATCGGTGCCGTTGTTGATGTAAGATTTGATGACGGTTTGCCGCCGATCCTGACGGCGCTGGAGGTTATGGATAATCCGATAAGGTTGGTGCTGGAAGTGGCGCAGCATTTGGGAGAGAATATGGTGCGGACTATCGCTATGGATGGAACTGAAGGGCTTGTCCGGGGTCAAAGAGTCCTCAATACTGGCTCTCCAATAACT GTGCCTGTTGGCAGGGCAACACTTGGCCGGATTATTAATGTCATTGGAGAGGCTATTGATGAGAAGGGTGACTTAA AAACGGATCACTATCTCCCAATTCACCGAGAAGCTCCAGCCTTTGTGGAACAAGCTACTGAACAACAGATCCTTGTAACTGGAATCAAG GTGGTTGATCTACTTGCTCCATATCAAAGAGGTGGGAAGATTGGGCTTTTTGGTGGTGCAGGTGTTGGGAAGACGGTGCTTATTATGGAGCTTATTAACAATGTGGCCAAGGCTCATG GTGGTTTCTCAGTGTTTGCTGGTGTGGGTGAACGTACACGTGAGGGTAATGATTTGTACAGAGAAATGATTGAGAGTGGTGTTATTAAGCTTGGGGACAAGCAG AGTGAGAGCAAATGTGCTCTGGTATATGGTCAAATGAATGAACCCCCTGGTGCACGTGCTCGTGTTGGACTTACTGGGCTGACAGTTGCTGAACACTTTCGGGATGCTGAGGGCCAAGATGTGCTACTTTTCATTGACAATATTTTCCGGTTCACTCAA GCAAACTCTGAGGTATCTGCTTTACTGGGTCGCATCCCCTCTGCTGTTGGTTATCAACCAACTTTGGCTACTGACCTTGGAGGACTTCAAGAACGTATCACCACGACTAAGAAGGGGTCAATTACTTCCGTCCAAGCTATCTATGTTCCCGCTGATGACTTGACAGATCCAGCTCCTGCAACTACTTTTGCTCACCTTGATGCCACAACTGTGTTATCCCGACAG ATTTCTGAGCTGGGTATCTATCCGGCTGTTGATCCTTTGGATTCAACTTCCCGCATGCTTTCTCCCCATATCCTAGGCGATGAACACTATAACACTGCAAGAGGAGTACAGAAGGTACTCCAAAACTACAAAAATCTGCAGGATATTATCGCCATCCTGGGAATGGACGAACTAAGTGAAGATGACAAACTCACTGTTGCTCGTGCACGAAAGATTCAAAGGTTTCTGAGCCAGCCTTTCCACGTGGCAGAAGTATTTACAGGCGCGCCTGGGAAGTATGTGGAGTTGAAAGAGAGCATAACAAGCTTCCAG GGTGTGCTGGATGGAAAGTATGATGACCTTTCGGAGCATTCATTTTACATGGTGGGAGGCATAGATGAGGTGATTGCCAAGGCTGAGAAGATTGCCAGGGAGTCCACCAGTGGTTGA